From a single Endozoicomonas euniceicola genomic region:
- the rsuA gene encoding 16S rRNA pseudouridine(516) synthase RsuA, producing the protein MRLDKYLCESTELSRAEAKRLLRGGEVTCNGKVIKTGSFKVPEAAEVRIEGNLLSLRGPRYIMLNKPVDFISSTADDDYPSVLNLLDIDKVSTLHIAGRLDVDTTGLLLITDDGQWSHKLMSPKKVCGKRYRVELADPIQDSAIEAFAKGVELRNEKAVTKPSTLEILSPTEVLLTITEGKYHQVKRMFAALGNKVVGLHRERVGQIELDEKLAPGEWRYLTEVEIDSVK; encoded by the coding sequence ATGCGCCTTGATAAATATTTGTGTGAAAGCACTGAACTCAGCCGGGCAGAAGCCAAACGGCTGCTGCGTGGCGGAGAAGTCACCTGCAATGGCAAGGTGATCAAAACCGGCAGTTTCAAAGTACCGGAAGCGGCGGAAGTGCGAATTGAAGGCAACCTGCTGTCTTTACGTGGCCCACGCTACATCATGCTGAACAAGCCGGTTGACTTTATCAGCTCTACCGCGGACGACGATTACCCTTCTGTCCTGAACCTGCTGGATATTGATAAAGTCAGCACCCTGCACATTGCCGGGCGACTGGATGTGGATACCACCGGCCTGTTGCTGATCACTGACGATGGGCAGTGGTCGCATAAACTGATGTCGCCCAAAAAAGTATGCGGTAAACGTTATCGTGTGGAATTAGCGGACCCCATTCAGGACAGCGCTATTGAAGCTTTCGCCAAAGGCGTTGAGCTGCGTAACGAAAAAGCCGTTACCAAACCGTCAACGCTGGAAATACTGTCGCCCACTGAAGTGCTGCTTACCATTACCGAGGGTAAGTACCATCAGGTTAAGCGAATGTTTGCTGCACTGGGTAACAAAGTAGTGGGGCTGCACCGGGAACGGGTTGGTCAGATAGAGCTGGACGAAAAGCTGGCTCCCGGTGAGTGGCGTTATTTGACTGAAGTTGAAATTGATTCAGTCAAATAG
- a CDS encoding YccT family protein, with amino-acid sequence MRVATQATKKAASTLQALLFPFFTLTLISLPAFAELNSTLKLPAKAELLVLDGKAAKDLDLHRGDSIKLTKKRHQVVFELKETLGSGDHIEQFTSRPFVISFHPLDGHHYMIEAPRLINRRQADAINRDPASKITVVNEKQEDVPFEIATLPSRGIQIGRNYAADVRKFNLSDNEAAFPELAGVQMDEFANGFANAQQDSSVYSGANNNTPEENVMAERMLKYWYMEADSATRKSFLDWATKQK; translated from the coding sequence ATGCGAGTTGCTACGCAAGCTACTAAGAAAGCTGCCAGTACATTGCAAGCCCTGCTGTTCCCGTTTTTCACCCTGACATTAATAAGCTTGCCCGCCTTTGCCGAGCTGAACAGCACTCTCAAACTGCCCGCCAAAGCAGAGCTACTGGTGCTTGACGGCAAGGCTGCTAAAGACCTTGACCTGCACCGGGGCGATTCCATCAAACTGACTAAAAAGCGTCACCAGGTGGTCTTTGAACTGAAAGAAACCCTCGGCTCTGGTGATCATATTGAACAATTTACTTCCAGACCTTTTGTGATCAGTTTTCACCCGCTGGACGGTCATCACTATATGATTGAAGCGCCACGATTGATTAACAGACGACAGGCTGATGCCATCAACCGCGACCCTGCCAGCAAAATCACCGTGGTGAATGAAAAGCAGGAAGACGTTCCCTTTGAGATTGCGACCCTGCCTTCCCGTGGTATTCAGATTGGTCGCAACTATGCTGCCGATGTCCGCAAATTTAACCTGAGCGATAACGAAGCAGCCTTCCCGGAACTGGCTGGTGTTCAGATGGATGAGTTTGCCAACGGCTTTGCCAATGCCCAACAGGATAGCTCAGTTTATTCCGGCGCCAACAACAATACGCCGGAAGAAAACGTTATGGCTGAACGCATGCTGAAATACTGGTACATGGAAGCTGACAGCGCGACTCGCAAAAGCTTTCTGGACTGGGCGACAAAGCAGAAGTAA
- a CDS encoding NAD(P)/FAD-dependent oxidoreductase, whose amino-acid sequence MNQTVETGNVTDINADVVVIGGGIAGLWLFNTLNKQGYKALLLEDETLGGGQTIKSQGIVHGGTKYTLSGNLTKAADCIAGMPQRWRDALAGEGDVDLSDAKVLSEYHYLWSPGDIASRMTSFFASKALRGRVNQVKERESLPAIFRNDSFRGTVYKLNEIVLDIQTVVKSLVRGLESRTLKVDWTPDSGDSRLVTDNGEIAFIEHTQGNVTYRIHARKFVLTAGEGARTLMGRWGISEPEMQLRPLHMVMVKHTHPDPLYAHCLGIKTVPRMTVTSHPTEDGQWVWYLGGEIAEDGVERTPEEQIRVARRELADILPWVNFDNAQWSTLRVNRAEPKQSRLLRPDAAFCQSMGNGIVTWPTKLALAPNLADEVGNLLGADSIQPSGNEEFALPANLKHPQVCEQFWSKHFD is encoded by the coding sequence ATGAACCAAACCGTAGAAACAGGCAACGTGACCGATATTAACGCAGATGTTGTGGTCATCGGTGGCGGTATCGCCGGGCTCTGGCTGTTTAATACCCTGAACAAACAGGGTTATAAGGCCCTGCTGCTGGAAGATGAAACCCTGGGAGGCGGACAGACGATCAAGTCCCAGGGCATTGTTCATGGCGGAACCAAGTACACACTGTCTGGCAATCTGACCAAGGCCGCGGATTGCATTGCCGGTATGCCCCAGCGCTGGCGCGATGCCCTGGCCGGAGAGGGGGATGTTGACCTGAGCGATGCGAAAGTGTTGTCTGAATACCACTATCTGTGGTCTCCGGGTGATATTGCGTCACGCATGACCTCCTTCTTTGCCAGCAAGGCGCTACGCGGACGTGTGAACCAGGTCAAAGAGCGTGAAAGTCTGCCAGCGATTTTCCGTAACGACAGTTTTCGTGGCACGGTTTATAAGCTGAACGAGATTGTTCTGGATATTCAGACGGTGGTAAAAAGTCTGGTCAGAGGGCTGGAGTCCCGCACTCTGAAGGTTGACTGGACCCCTGACAGTGGCGACTCACGTCTTGTGACGGATAATGGTGAGATTGCCTTTATTGAGCATACTCAGGGCAATGTGACCTATCGAATCCATGCCCGCAAATTTGTACTGACTGCCGGTGAAGGCGCACGTACCCTGATGGGACGCTGGGGCATCAGCGAACCAGAAATGCAGCTGCGTCCGTTGCACATGGTCATGGTGAAGCACACCCATCCTGATCCTCTTTATGCCCACTGCCTGGGTATCAAAACGGTGCCACGGATGACAGTGACCAGCCACCCGACAGAAGACGGCCAGTGGGTCTGGTATCTGGGCGGTGAGATTGCTGAAGATGGTGTAGAGCGTACGCCGGAAGAACAGATTCGTGTGGCGCGTCGGGAACTGGCAGATATCCTGCCCTGGGTAAACTTCGATAACGCCCAGTGGTCAACCTTGCGGGTTAATCGTGCAGAGCCTAAACAGTCCAGGTTGCTGCGTCCGGATGCCGCTTTCTGTCAATCGATGGGCAATGGCATTGTCACCTGGCCGACCAAGCTGGCGCTGGCTCCGAACCTTGCGGACGAAGTGGGTAACCTTCTTGGCGCAGACAGTATTCAACCTTCAGGCAATGAGGAATTTGCACTGCCAGCAAACCTGAAACACCCCCAAGTCTGTGAACAGTTCTGGAGCAAGCATTTTGACTGA
- a CDS encoding aldo/keto reductase, producing the protein MTDPLLPIRPVPGTDIAVSPIGFGTVKLGRDQQVKYPQGFKIPDNQAASDLLALARSLGINLLDTAPAYGTSEKRLGKLLKGQRQDWVICSKVGEEFIEGESRFDFSPEYIRFSIERSLKRLKTDYIDMVLVHSSGDDINIIQQYGCLEVLADLKKEGLVRATGMSTKTVDGGILALEQSDIAMVTYNLNEQAEKPVLDYAEKHDKGILIKKALASGHACLEGEDPVEKSMELVFGHPAVASAIIGTINPKHLRENVETCARVLRKQS; encoded by the coding sequence TTGACTGACCCCCTGTTACCAATCCGGCCTGTACCCGGTACTGACATTGCGGTGTCGCCTATTGGCTTTGGCACCGTCAAGCTGGGGCGGGACCAGCAGGTGAAATACCCGCAGGGATTTAAGATTCCTGACAATCAGGCGGCCAGCGATTTGCTGGCTCTGGCCCGGTCCCTGGGCATTAATCTGCTGGATACGGCACCCGCCTACGGCACCAGTGAAAAAAGACTGGGCAAACTGCTGAAAGGCCAGCGTCAGGACTGGGTGATTTGCAGCAAGGTGGGTGAAGAGTTTATTGAGGGTGAGTCCCGCTTTGACTTTTCACCGGAGTACATTCGGTTCAGTATTGAGCGCAGCCTTAAACGACTGAAGACCGATTACATTGATATGGTACTGGTTCATTCCAGTGGCGATGATATCAATATTATTCAGCAGTATGGTTGTCTCGAAGTGCTGGCCGACCTGAAGAAAGAAGGTCTGGTTCGTGCTACTGGAATGTCTACCAAAACAGTAGACGGCGGTATTCTGGCACTGGAACAATCCGATATTGCCATGGTGACTTATAACCTTAATGAACAGGCTGAAAAACCGGTTCTGGACTATGCCGAGAAACACGACAAAGGAATTTTAATTAAAAAGGCACTGGCCAGTGGGCATGCCTGTCTGGAAGGTGAGGACCCGGTTGAGAAAAGCATGGAGCTGGTGTTTGGTCACCCGGCGGTTGCTTCGGCGATTATCGGGACGATTAATCCAAAACACCTTCGGGAAAATGTTGAAACATGTGCCAGGGTTTTGAGGAAACAGTCCTGA
- the hldE gene encoding bifunctional D-glycero-beta-D-manno-heptose-7-phosphate kinase/D-glycero-beta-D-manno-heptose 1-phosphate adenylyltransferase HldE — translation MKLTLPRFDQARVLVVGDVMLDRYWHGATSRISPEAPVPVVRIGQEEDRPGGAGNVALNIASLGAPAWLIAATGDDEAADALQTRLEAAGVFCDFARMPDTRTITKLRVISQHQQLIRLDREEAFHSLSSDILEEKTAALLDNIDAVVLSDYNKGTLQNHQQLICTARTRNIPVLVDPKGTDFKRYRGASVITPNLQEFETVVGHCKDEQELVDKGQQLMQELELEALLITRSEHGMTLICKDSQEVHLPARAREVFDVTGAGDTVISTLAAALAAGSELPQAAAIANIAAGIVVGKLGTATISMPELRREVNRELGAERGIVTTDQLIIAIEDARAHGEKIVFTNGCFDIIHAGHVGYLEQARRQGDRLVLAINSDNSVKRLKGEGRPINTEDRRMAVLAGLEAVDWVVSFNEDTPENLLHLVKPDVLVKGGDYSIDEVVGADIVYEYGGDVKVLAFLDNCSTTAIVEKIRTDESVKETA, via the coding sequence CTTCACGAATCTCTCCGGAAGCGCCAGTACCGGTTGTCCGTATTGGTCAGGAGGAAGACCGTCCGGGCGGCGCGGGTAACGTTGCTCTGAACATTGCCTCTCTCGGAGCGCCTGCATGGCTGATTGCAGCCACCGGTGATGACGAAGCGGCTGATGCCCTGCAAACCCGGCTCGAAGCAGCCGGGGTGTTCTGCGACTTTGCCCGCATGCCAGACACTCGAACCATCACCAAACTGCGGGTTATCAGCCAGCACCAGCAGCTGATTCGTCTGGACCGTGAAGAAGCGTTCCACAGCCTGAGCAGCGATATTCTGGAAGAGAAAACCGCCGCATTGCTGGATAACATTGATGCCGTGGTACTGTCTGACTACAACAAAGGCACACTGCAAAACCACCAGCAACTGATTTGCACGGCTCGCACCCGCAACATTCCGGTTCTGGTTGACCCTAAAGGTACTGACTTTAAGCGTTATCGCGGAGCCTCTGTGATTACGCCCAACCTGCAAGAGTTTGAGACGGTAGTCGGTCACTGCAAAGACGAACAGGAGCTGGTCGACAAAGGCCAGCAACTGATGCAGGAACTGGAGCTGGAAGCCCTGCTGATCACCCGCAGTGAACACGGCATGACACTGATCTGTAAAGACAGTCAGGAAGTTCACCTGCCTGCACGAGCCAGGGAAGTGTTTGATGTAACCGGTGCTGGCGACACCGTTATTTCAACGCTGGCAGCAGCGCTGGCAGCCGGTTCAGAGCTACCCCAGGCGGCGGCTATTGCTAACATTGCGGCAGGCATTGTCGTTGGCAAACTGGGCACGGCCACCATCAGCATGCCCGAGCTGCGTCGTGAAGTGAACCGGGAGCTGGGCGCAGAACGCGGCATTGTCACCACTGACCAGCTGATAATTGCCATTGAAGATGCCCGCGCCCACGGTGAAAAAATCGTCTTTACCAATGGCTGTTTCGATATCATCCATGCCGGGCATGTGGGCTATCTGGAACAGGCTCGCAGACAGGGCGACCGCCTGGTACTGGCGATCAACAGCGATAACTCGGTTAAGCGCCTGAAGGGCGAAGGTAGGCCTATCAATACCGAGGACCGTCGTATGGCGGTGCTGGCAGGCCTGGAAGCGGTAGACTGGGTAGTCAGCTTTAATGAAGACACCCCGGAAAACCTGCTGCATCTGGTTAAGCCCGACGTACTGGTAAAAGGTGGAGACTACAGCATTGACGAAGTAGTCGGTGCCGACATCGTTTACGAGTATGGTGGCGATGTGAAAGTGCTGGCGTTTCTGGATAACTGTTCAACGACCGCTATTGTTGAAAAAATCCGCACTGATGAGTCGGTAAAAGAAACGGCTTAG